One Halarcobacter ebronensis genomic window carries:
- a CDS encoding glycosyltransferase family 9 protein, translating into MVVFRVTENLNIKTTDGSLIKYIKLKNPANFLNEGLYITTLEDFESLKEVFTNVGRKYKAKVIDETRVRDLGQFPLELGISNLNEYTITNTLEYKLKKETLIETNEELQSLFLDENSVDLLKQVDRVSKQDISLVILGSLGLSVSEMICACSALRILYTTLKKQFKNVKIDIYINASENKYFTRDKAIFSNQTFINKVSGLSIDVKSLCEYDFFIDASSVTRRSYYEVFPHIDAWLYKFGIDYKKIPDEEKYNTINFSMYRPKDSLKEKLDRLKQNGKIILFHPFSANINKSIPKEKAVSLLKELIDEMPEYNFVSVIKIDIKSELDRFTDLSGFSQTFLDYSYIVSNASKVITVNTATYHIAEAFFIPTVVIFTDNQKRETPHIYSNSKAIYIKDMSRKFSKLVFKNDLLTLYKFEGWNRLKASEIIKLLEKF; encoded by the coding sequence ATGGTTGTATTTAGGGTTACTGAGAATTTAAATATAAAAACAACTGATGGTTCGCTTATTAAATACATCAAGTTAAAAAATCCTGCAAATTTTCTTAATGAAGGTCTTTATATTACTACTTTAGAGGATTTTGAATCTCTAAAAGAAGTTTTTACAAATGTAGGAAGAAAGTATAAAGCAAAAGTAATTGATGAGACAAGAGTTAGAGATTTGGGTCAATTCCCTTTAGAACTTGGAATATCAAATTTAAACGAGTATACAATTACAAACACTCTTGAATACAAATTAAAAAAAGAGACTCTAATAGAGACTAATGAAGAGCTTCAATCTTTGTTTTTAGATGAAAATAGTGTTGATCTATTAAAACAAGTTGATAGAGTCTCAAAACAAGATATCTCTTTGGTTATTCTTGGAAGTTTAGGTTTAAGTGTCTCTGAAATGATATGTGCATGTAGTGCTCTTAGAATTTTATACACAACTTTAAAAAAACAGTTTAAAAATGTAAAAATTGATATATATATAAATGCTTCTGAAAATAAGTATTTCACTAGAGATAAAGCAATTTTTTCAAATCAAACTTTTATTAATAAAGTTTCAGGTCTTTCAATTGATGTAAAGAGTTTGTGTGAGTATGATTTTTTTATTGATGCAAGTTCTGTTACAAGAAGAAGTTATTATGAAGTGTTCCCACATATTGATGCATGGCTTTATAAATTTGGAATTGACTATAAAAAAATACCAGATGAAGAGAAATACAATACAATAAATTTTAGTATGTATAGACCAAAAGATAGTCTAAAAGAGAAACTTGATAGATTAAAACAAAATGGCAAAATTATTCTTTTTCATCCTTTCTCTGCAAATATAAATAAATCAATACCAAAAGAGAAGGCAGTCTCTTTATTAAAAGAGTTAATAGATGAAATGCCTGAATATAACTTTGTCTCAGTAATTAAAATTGATATAAAAAGTGAACTTGATAGATTTACAGATTTATCGGGATTCTCTCAAACATTTTTGGACTACTCTTACATTGTTTCAAATGCTAGTAAAGTTATAACTGTAAATACTGCAACCTATCATATTGCTGAAGCATTTTTTATTCCTACTGTTGTAATTTTCACAGATAATCAAAAAAGAGAGACTCCACATATTTACTCTAATTCAAAAGCAATTTATATTAAAGATATGTCAAGAAAATTTAGTAAACTTGTCTTTAAAAATGATCTTTTAACCCTCTATAAATTTGAAGGTT
- the rpsL gene encoding 30S ribosomal protein S12, producing the protein MPTINQLVRKERKKVIKKSKSPALKDCPQRRGVCTRVYTTTPKKPNSALRKVAKVRLTTGFEVISYIGGEGHNLQEHSIVLVRGGRVKDLPGVKYHIVRGALDTAGVANRTVARSKYGTKRPKKK; encoded by the coding sequence ATGCCTACTATAAATCAGCTTGTTAGAAAAGAGCGAAAAAAGGTGATTAAAAAGTCTAAATCACCAGCATTAAAAGATTGTCCACAAAGAAGAGGAGTATGTACAAGAGTATATACTACAACTCCTAAAAAACCTAACTCGGCTTTAAGAAAAGTTGCTAAAGTTAGATTAACTACTGGATTTGAGGTTATCTCATATATCGGTGGAGAGGGTCATAACCTTCAAGAGCACTCAATCGTGCTAGTAAGAGGGGGAAGAGTTAAGGATTTACCTGGGGTTAAGTATCACATCGTAAGAGGTGCTTTAGATACTGCTGGTGTTGCAAACAGAACTGTTGCAAGATCTAAATATGGTACAAAAAGACCTAAAAAAAAGTAG
- a CDS encoding AAA family ATPase encodes MINRIYLKDFLSFQEVDLELDKGLVVFTGPSGAGKSVLMQSILSLFAITEPKADLGEVTLSNLDIEDEAYDIQAGDEIIIKEIKKDKVRYFLNAQSISKKNLNDFSKSLVKHLHLKDTTDFDSSKLINFLDRLCSKEKVEFKTLKESFDENIKTLFSMQKELNKIKEDESKLEDLKEYAKFEIEKIASVDPQIGEYEELSEVKKRLSKKEKIQEAIEKSNAIFNYSSFVNETLNLLDEDSSFFDEAINELNNIYEKFNDSLYELEDLDIESVLDRIEKLSSLQKRFGSIKEALEYKEQKQKELDSYENISFEKAILEKNIKKLSNEVEEQANKISQYRKEFSTLLEEKINHYLEYLYLSNAKILLVKKELDTSGIDEVVFELNKVNLDTISSGEFNRLRLALLTAISEYDIIGNGILFLDEIDANLSGKESSAIAKVLTKLAKNYQIFAISHQPQLTSAANIHFLVDKKDGISTVKKLDKESRINEIARMISGENITEDAHNFAKNLLE; translated from the coding sequence TTGATAAATAGAATATATTTAAAAGATTTTTTGTCATTTCAAGAGGTTGACTTGGAATTAGACAAAGGTTTAGTGGTTTTTACAGGACCTTCAGGTGCAGGTAAATCTGTTTTAATGCAATCTATTTTATCTCTTTTTGCAATAACTGAACCTAAAGCAGATTTGGGAGAGGTGACCTTATCTAATTTGGATATTGAAGATGAAGCTTATGATATTCAAGCAGGTGATGAGATTATAATTAAAGAGATAAAAAAAGATAAAGTAAGATACTTTTTAAATGCCCAATCAATCTCAAAGAAAAATCTTAATGACTTCTCAAAAAGTTTAGTAAAACATCTTCATCTAAAAGATACAACAGATTTTGATTCTTCAAAACTTATAAACTTTCTAGATAGACTTTGCAGTAAAGAGAAGGTTGAATTTAAAACTCTAAAAGAGAGCTTTGATGAAAATATCAAAACTCTTTTTAGTATGCAAAAAGAGCTAAACAAAATAAAAGAGGATGAATCAAAGCTTGAAGATTTAAAAGAGTATGCAAAGTTTGAGATAGAAAAAATTGCTTCTGTTGATCCCCAAATTGGAGAGTATGAAGAGTTAAGTGAAGTAAAAAAGAGACTCTCTAAAAAAGAGAAAATCCAAGAGGCAATTGAAAAATCAAATGCAATTTTTAACTACAGCTCTTTCGTTAATGAAACTTTGAATCTTTTAGATGAAGATAGCAGTTTCTTTGATGAAGCAATAAATGAGTTGAATAATATCTATGAAAAATTTAATGACTCTTTATATGAGTTAGAGGATCTTGATATAGAGAGTGTTTTAGATAGAATAGAAAAACTCTCATCTTTGCAAAAAAGATTTGGTTCAATAAAAGAGGCTTTAGAGTATAAAGAACAAAAACAAAAAGAGTTGGACTCTTATGAAAACATCTCTTTTGAAAAAGCTATATTAGAAAAAAATATAAAAAAACTATCAAATGAAGTTGAAGAGCAAGCTAATAAAATTAGTCAATATAGAAAAGAGTTCAGTACTCTTTTAGAAGAGAAAATCAATCACTATTTAGAGTATTTGTATCTTTCAAATGCAAAAATACTTTTAGTAAAAAAAGAGCTTGATACAAGTGGAATAGATGAAGTTGTTTTTGAATTAAATAAAGTTAACCTTGATACGATTAGTAGTGGGGAATTTAATAGACTTAGACTTGCCCTTTTAACTGCTATTAGTGAATATGATATTATTGGAAATGGAATTCTTTTTTTAGATGAGATTGATGCGAACTTAAGTGGAAAAGAGAGCTCAGCAATTGCAAAAGTTTTAACAAAACTTGCCAAAAACTATCAAATTTTTGCAATCTCACATCAACCCCAACTAACTTCTGCTGCAAATATTCACTTTTTAGTGGATAAAAAAGATGGAATCTCAACTGTAAAAAAACTTGATAAAGAGTCAAGAATCAATGAAATTGCAAGAATGATTAGTGGTGAAAATATTACAGAAGACGCTCACAATTTTGCAAAAAATCTATTAGAATAA
- a CDS encoding cache domain-containing protein — translation MFKNLSIKSKVLIISLIAIVIVSISISFESIYSINKLSKEKIEKFKEESYSNKEKELENYVSLALKTVESYYSRTAIDKIKVEVQEDLKAQAKFLFSILDYEYNKYKDTLSTNELKARLIEIIDGTRYGETGYFWVNDLDANIVVHPIKPQLNGKDLSEFKDKGGKRIFVEFANVAKKDGEGFVDYVWPKPGFEEPQPKVSFVKLFKPYGWVIGTGEYVSDVSASLKAEALKSISAMRYGQNGYFWINDSHPKMVMHPIKPSLDGKDLSKSKDPAGKFLFNEMVEVSKTKNKGGLVKYLWEKPGKEEPQKKFSYVKKFEPWDWIIGTGAYVDDIEENIIKMEAETNNDIKEVVIFTLVYTFISVLVVLALFSFLIKRAIVKPLDDLNRAIIKVTSDDSSSSSQIEKKSNDEIGKVVDSFNAYINKLQDGFKEDAKVIEEVENVIQKVNNGFYVYKVEKESSNPSVKQLRNSINAMIEGTNQKLEEINRILIEYGNSNFDYKSDANNHKNSNGIIGSIYTSTRLLGGTISEFLAMITTTGEKLDGDTAVLSSSSTKLSTSANEQAASLEETAAAVEEITSIIKTSNEKVNRMSVLANDLSNSAQEGESLASKTTQAMDDIDKQVNAINEAITVIDQIAFQTNILSLNAAVEAATAGEAGKGFAVVAQEVRNLASRSADAAKEIKELVESATIKANEGKQIADNMISGYGSLNNKVNETIELIADVTTASKEQESGIIQINDAVNSLDRATQVNASSATQISNLANEVSKLSTNLLDIADRAVFNKNKKKEICDIDLVFKICELKNDHIIFKNTNFAKVGTFETWSVNSATNCNFGKWILEQEKENCDFTKVTIWKEMKEYHEKVHNSVEEYVNLNAKKAPNNELEKVSRDLETYTAKLFDIMDMIKVERCKNISNDETKINESSKNESKKVEVPPISVPKKEEKPTKTKSEPKQVVANKHDDDEWESF, via the coding sequence ATGTTTAAAAATCTATCAATTAAATCAAAAGTTCTAATCATATCTTTGATTGCTATTGTTATTGTTTCAATTTCAATATCTTTTGAATCTATATACTCTATAAACAAACTTTCAAAAGAGAAGATTGAAAAATTTAAAGAGGAGTCATACTCTAATAAAGAAAAAGAGTTAGAAAACTATGTCTCACTAGCACTTAAAACTGTTGAATCTTATTATTCAAGAACGGCAATAGATAAAATTAAAGTTGAAGTTCAAGAGGATTTAAAAGCACAAGCAAAATTTCTATTCTCAATTTTAGACTATGAGTACAATAAATATAAAGATACTCTAAGTACAAATGAGCTTAAAGCAAGACTTATTGAGATTATTGATGGAACAAGATATGGTGAAACGGGATATTTCTGGGTAAATGATTTAGATGCAAATATTGTTGTACATCCAATAAAACCACAGTTAAATGGGAAAGACCTATCAGAGTTTAAAGACAAAGGTGGAAAAAGAATCTTTGTTGAATTTGCAAATGTAGCAAAAAAAGATGGTGAGGGTTTTGTTGATTATGTTTGGCCAAAACCTGGTTTTGAAGAGCCACAACCAAAAGTTTCATTTGTAAAACTTTTTAAACCCTATGGATGGGTTATTGGAACAGGAGAATATGTATCAGATGTATCTGCAAGTTTAAAAGCTGAAGCCTTGAAATCTATCTCTGCAATGAGATATGGTCAAAATGGTTACTTTTGGATAAATGATTCCCACCCAAAAATGGTAATGCATCCAATAAAACCTTCTCTTGATGGGAAAGATCTTTCTAAATCAAAAGATCCCGCTGGTAAGTTTTTATTTAATGAAATGGTAGAGGTTTCAAAAACTAAAAACAAAGGTGGATTAGTTAAATATTTATGGGAAAAACCAGGGAAAGAGGAGCCTCAGAAAAAATTTTCATATGTAAAAAAATTTGAACCTTGGGATTGGATTATTGGGACAGGAGCATATGTTGATGATATAGAAGAGAATATTATTAAGATGGAAGCTGAAACTAATAATGATATAAAAGAAGTTGTAATATTTACCCTTGTTTATACATTTATTTCCGTTTTGGTTGTTTTAGCATTATTTTCATTTTTGATTAAAAGAGCAATTGTAAAACCTTTGGATGATCTAAATAGGGCTATTATAAAAGTTACTTCTGATGATTCATCAAGTAGTAGTCAAATTGAGAAAAAATCAAATGATGAGATAGGAAAAGTAGTTGATAGCTTTAATGCTTATATTAATAAACTCCAAGATGGTTTTAAAGAGGATGCAAAAGTAATTGAAGAGGTAGAAAATGTAATTCAAAAGGTAAATAATGGTTTTTATGTTTATAAGGTAGAAAAAGAATCATCTAATCCTTCGGTAAAACAGCTTAGAAACTCTATTAATGCAATGATTGAAGGGACAAATCAAAAATTAGAAGAGATAAATAGAATCCTAATTGAGTATGGTAATTCAAATTTTGATTATAAATCAGATGCAAATAATCATAAAAATTCAAATGGTATAATTGGTTCAATCTATACAAGTACAAGACTTCTTGGTGGAACAATCTCTGAATTTTTAGCAATGATTACTACAACTGGAGAAAAACTTGATGGTGATACAGCAGTATTGTCCTCTTCATCAACAAAACTTTCTACTTCTGCAAATGAACAAGCGGCAAGTTTAGAAGAGACAGCGGCTGCTGTTGAAGAGATAACTTCTATTATTAAAACAAGTAATGAAAAAGTAAATAGAATGTCTGTTTTAGCTAATGATTTAAGTAATTCAGCCCAAGAGGGTGAATCATTAGCCTCTAAAACTACACAAGCTATGGATGATATCGATAAACAAGTAAATGCAATTAATGAAGCAATTACTGTTATTGATCAAATTGCATTCCAAACAAATATTCTTTCACTTAATGCTGCTGTTGAGGCTGCAACTGCTGGGGAAGCTGGAAAAGGTTTTGCAGTTGTTGCACAAGAGGTAAGAAACCTTGCAAGCAGAAGTGCAGATGCAGCAAAAGAGATAAAAGAACTTGTTGAGAGTGCTACAATTAAGGCCAATGAAGGTAAACAAATAGCAGATAATATGATAAGTGGTTATGGCTCATTAAATAATAAAGTTAATGAAACTATAGAGCTAATTGCTGATGTAACAACAGCAAGTAAAGAGCAAGAGAGTGGAATTATCCAAATTAATGATGCTGTTAACTCTTTAGATAGAGCAACGCAAGTAAATGCCTCATCTGCAACACAAATTAGCAATTTAGCTAATGAGGTATCAAAATTATCAACTAACCTTTTAGATATAGCAGATAGAGCAGTATTTAATAAAAATAAGAAAAAAGAGATTTGTGATATTGATTTAGTATTTAAAATATGTGAGTTAAAAAATGACCATATAATTTTCAAAAATACTAATTTTGCTAAGGTTGGAACTTTTGAAACTTGGAGTGTAAATTCAGCTACAAATTGTAATTTTGGAAAATGGATTTTAGAACAAGAGAAAGAGAATTGTGATTTCACTAAAGTTACAATTTGGAAAGAGATGAAAGAGTACCATGAAAAGGTTCATAATAGTGTTGAAGAATATGTTAATTTAAATGCAAAAAAAGCACCTAATAATGAACTTGAAAAAGTTTCAAGGGATTTAGAAACTTATACAGCAAAACTATTTGATATTATGGATATGATAAAAGTTGAAAGATGTAAAAATATCTCTAATGATGAGACAAAAATTAATGAGAGCTCTAAAAATGAGAGTAAAAAAGTAGAAGTTCCTCCTATTTCTGTACCAAAAAAAGAGGAAAAACCTACAAAAACGAAAAGTGAACCAAAACAAGTAGTTGCAAACAAGCATGACGATGATGAGTGGGAAAGCTTTTAA
- the fusA gene encoding elongation factor G codes for MARKTPLSRVRNIGIAAHIDAGKTTTTERILFYTGVSHKIGEVHEGAATMDWMEQEQERGITITSAATTCFWKHPKTEEQLQINIIDTPGHVDFTIEVERSMRVLDGAVAVFCSVGGVQPQSETVWRQANKYRVPRMIFVNKMDRTGADFYNVEKQVKDRLAANPVPVQLPIGAEEAFKGIVDLVQMKAIVWDEDAAMGSHYHVEEIPADMEDKAAEYREMMVEAAAESSEELMEKYLEEGDLTEDEIIAGLKARCLAMEITPMTCGTAFKNKGVQTLLDAVALYLPAPTEVADIRGETQDGDPVVVKSADEGEVAALAFKIMTDPFVGQLTFTRVYRGVLESGTYVLNSTKMKKERIGRLLKMHANNREEIKELYAGEIGAVVGLKSTITGDTLASEKDPVILERMDFPDPVISVAVEPKTKADQEKMGIALGKLAEEDPSFRVATDEESGQTIISGMGELHLEILVDRMKREFKVEAEVGAPQVAYRETIKNAVSQEYKYAKQSGGKGQYGHVFLKINPLPSGSEPNYKFNNDIKGGVVPKEYIPAVDKGCQEAMAGGILAGYPMVDIEVTLYDGSYHDVDSSEMAFKLAASMGFKQACRSAAAGAVILEPIMKVEIETPEDYMGDVIGDCNKRRGQVQSMDDRAGVKLVTAMIPLSEMFGYSTDLRSMSQGRATYSMLFDAYQEVPKNVSEEIIKKRNG; via the coding sequence ATGGCAAGAAAAACACCACTTTCAAGAGTTAGAAATATCGGTATTGCTGCGCACATTGATGCAGGTAAAACTACAACAACAGAAAGAATTCTGTTCTATACTGGTGTATCTCACAAAATCGGTGAGGTTCACGAGGGTGCTGCAACAATGGACTGGATGGAACAAGAGCAAGAGAGAGGTATTACAATTACTTCTGCTGCTACAACTTGTTTCTGGAAGCATCCAAAAACAGAAGAACAACTACAAATTAACATAATCGACACCCCAGGGCACGTTGACTTTACAATTGAAGTTGAGAGATCTATGAGAGTTCTAGATGGTGCTGTTGCTGTATTCTGTTCAGTTGGTGGGGTTCAACCACAATCTGAAACAGTTTGGAGACAAGCAAACAAATATAGAGTTCCAAGAATGATTTTTGTTAACAAAATGGATAGAACTGGTGCAGATTTTTACAATGTTGAAAAACAAGTAAAAGATAGATTAGCTGCAAATCCAGTACCTGTTCAATTACCAATTGGTGCAGAAGAGGCTTTCAAAGGGATTGTAGATTTAGTTCAAATGAAAGCTATCGTTTGGGATGAAGATGCAGCTATGGGTTCTCACTACCACGTAGAAGAGATTCCAGCAGATATGGAAGATAAAGCAGCAGAATATAGAGAAATGATGGTTGAAGCTGCAGCTGAATCTTCTGAAGAGTTAATGGAAAAATATCTTGAAGAGGGTGATTTAACTGAGGATGAAATTATTGCAGGTTTAAAAGCTAGATGTTTAGCTATGGAGATTACTCCAATGACTTGTGGTACTGCATTCAAAAACAAAGGTGTTCAAACACTACTTGATGCTGTTGCACTATATTTACCAGCTCCAACAGAAGTTGCTGACATTAGAGGTGAAACTCAAGATGGTGATCCTGTAGTTGTTAAATCTGCTGATGAAGGTGAAGTAGCGGCATTAGCATTTAAAATTATGACTGACCCATTTGTTGGACAGTTAACATTTACAAGAGTTTATAGAGGGGTTTTAGAATCTGGAACTTACGTATTAAACTCTACAAAAATGAAAAAAGAGAGAATCGGAAGACTTCTTAAAATGCACGCTAACAACAGAGAAGAGATTAAAGAGCTTTATGCTGGTGAAATCGGAGCTGTTGTTGGTCTTAAATCTACAATTACTGGGGATACTTTAGCATCTGAGAAAGATCCAGTTATTTTAGAAAGAATGGATTTCCCGGATCCAGTTATCTCTGTTGCAGTTGAGCCAAAAACAAAAGCTGACCAAGAGAAAATGGGTATCGCATTAGGTAAACTTGCTGAAGAAGATCCATCATTTAGAGTTGCTACAGATGAAGAGTCTGGACAAACTATTATCTCAGGAATGGGTGAGTTACACCTTGAAATTCTAGTTGATAGAATGAAAAGAGAGTTCAAAGTTGAAGCAGAAGTTGGTGCTCCACAAGTTGCATACAGAGAAACAATTAAAAATGCTGTTAGCCAAGAGTACAAATATGCAAAACAATCTGGTGGTAAAGGTCAATACGGTCACGTATTCTTAAAAATTAATCCACTACCATCTGGAAGTGAACCTAACTATAAATTCAACAATGATATTAAAGGTGGGGTTGTACCAAAAGAGTATATTCCTGCAGTTGATAAAGGTTGTCAAGAAGCAATGGCTGGTGGTATCTTAGCTGGTTATCCAATGGTTGATATCGAAGTTACACTTTATGATGGTTCTTACCACGACGTTGACTCATCTGAGATGGCGTTTAAACTTGCTGCTTCTATGGGTTTCAAACAAGCTTGTAGATCTGCTGCTGCTGGTGCGGTAATTCTTGAACCAATTATGAAAGTTGAAATTGAGACTCCTGAAGATTACATGGGAGACGTTATTGGGGATTGTAACAAAAGAAGAGGACAAGTTCAATCTATGGATGACAGAGCTGGTGTTAAACTAGTTACTGCAATGATTCCATTATCTGAAATGTTTGGTTACTCTACAGACCTTAGATCTATGTCTCAAGGTAGAGCAACTTACTCTATGCTTTTTGATGCATACCAAGAAGTTCCAAAAAATGTTTCTGAAGAGATCATTAAAAAGAGAAATGGTTAA
- the rpsG gene encoding 30S ribosomal protein S7, whose translation MRRRKAPVREIMADPIYNSKVITKFINTVMLDGKKSTAEKIMYGAIANLDGRGEDKGIDLFEKAIENVKPLIEVKSRRVGGATYQVPVEVRAVRRQTLALRWLVDAARKRNERTMVERLANELFEAANERGASFKKKEDMHRMAEANKAFAHYRW comes from the coding sequence ATGAGAAGAAGAAAAGCTCCTGTTAGAGAGATAATGGCAGATCCAATCTACAATAGTAAAGTGATCACAAAATTTATTAACACAGTTATGCTAGATGGTAAAAAATCTACTGCAGAAAAAATTATGTATGGTGCAATTGCAAACCTTGATGGTAGAGGAGAAGATAAAGGAATTGATCTTTTCGAAAAAGCAATTGAAAATGTTAAACCTCTTATTGAAGTAAAATCAAGAAGAGTTGGTGGGGCTACATACCAAGTTCCAGTTGAAGTTAGAGCTGTTAGAAGACAAACTTTAGCTTTAAGATGGTTAGTAGACGCTGCTAGAAAAAGAAATGAAAGAACTATGGTAGAGAGATTAGCTAACGAATTATTCGAAGCAGCTAATGAAAGAGGTGCATCATTCAAGAAAAAAGAAGATATGCACAGAATGGCTGAAGCAAATAAAGCATTTGCTCACTATAGATGGTAA
- a CDS encoding peptidase U32 family protein, translating to MDNKKVELLSPAGNLEKLKIAFKYGADAVYGGVSHFSLRIRSGKEFTYETFKEGIDYAHSLGKKVYATINGFPFNSQIDLLKKHIVEMAKLEPDALIVAAPGVVRLCRELAPNIPIHLSTQANVMNYLDAQVYYDMGVRRIIAAREISLKDVQEIKKYLPDMEIEIFVHGSMCFAYSGRCLVSAVQMGRVPNRGSCANDCRFQYTLYAANEDHSTLFRLEEEPGVGTYIFNAKDMNLASHLDEILKSGAVDSVKIEGRTKSPYYAAVTAYAYREAIDDFYANSFNAQKYQTELNTTKNRGFTDAYLIHRPFEKNDTQNHEYALSKGSFEVSGLVTEDEEHFYCKYKTYPNEEIEIFAPLNSKIEEVDNEIGKIYKKENGKFYINFKKILTETNKELESVHSGNTNKIKLPGKLPYLTMFRVENEEELENGGCSN from the coding sequence ATGGATAATAAAAAAGTTGAATTACTCTCACCAGCAGGAAACCTAGAAAAATTGAAAATTGCTTTTAAATATGGTGCAGATGCTGTATATGGTGGAGTTAGTCATTTTAGCTTAAGAATAAGAAGTGGAAAAGAGTTTACTTATGAGACATTTAAAGAGGGGATTGATTATGCTCACTCTTTAGGCAAAAAAGTTTATGCTACTATCAATGGATTCCCTTTTAACTCTCAAATAGATTTACTAAAAAAACACATAGTTGAGATGGCAAAATTAGAACCAGATGCTTTGATTGTAGCAGCACCTGGTGTTGTAAGACTTTGTAGAGAACTTGCTCCAAATATACCAATACACCTCTCAACCCAAGCAAATGTGATGAACTACCTAGATGCCCAAGTATATTATGATATGGGTGTTAGAAGGATTATTGCAGCTAGAGAAATATCTTTAAAAGATGTGCAAGAGATAAAAAAATATCTTCCAGATATGGAGATAGAGATTTTTGTACATGGTTCTATGTGTTTTGCTTATAGTGGAAGATGTTTAGTTAGTGCAGTTCAAATGGGAAGAGTTCCAAATAGAGGATCTTGTGCAAATGATTGTAGATTTCAATACACCCTTTATGCCGCAAATGAGGATCATAGTACCCTTTTTAGACTTGAAGAGGAACCAGGAGTTGGAACATATATTTTTAATGCTAAAGATATGAATCTGGCTTCTCACTTAGATGAGATATTAAAAAGTGGTGCTGTTGATTCAGTAAAAATTGAAGGAAGAACAAAATCTCCATACTACGCGGCAGTTACAGCTTATGCATACAGAGAAGCAATAGATGATTTCTATGCAAATAGTTTTAATGCACAAAAATATCAAACAGAGTTAAATACAACTAAAAACAGAGGTTTTACAGATGCATATTTGATTCATAGACCTTTTGAAAAAAATGATACACAAAATCATGAATATGCTTTAAGTAAAGGTAGTTTTGAAGTAAGCGGACTTGTAACAGAGGATGAAGAACATTTCTATTGTAAATATAAAACCTATCCAAATGAAGAGATAGAGATTTTTGCTCCTTTAAATTCTAAGATTGAAGAAGTAGATAATGAGATAGGAAAAATCTACAAAAAAGAGAATGGCAAGTTTTATATAAATTTTAAAAAGATTTTAACTGAGACAAATAAAGAGTTAGAATCTGTTCATAGTGGAAATACAAATAAAATAAAACTTCCAGGTAAACTTCCATATCTTACAATGTTTAGAGTAGAAAATGAAGAAGAGCTTGAAAATGGTGGTTGTAGTAATTAA
- a CDS encoding NAD(+)/NADH kinase → MKVTKSDEKLKAVKKAGVVLKPNSSDMIDDFLEIKKHFINHGIDTILEKNSAKMLGFEKGLPLKELCKEVDFLVSIGGDGTLLSVVRNSFEFNLPVLGIHMGTLGFLTDVLFEEVDTFLTDLKIGNYKIDNRMMVECHVDNRCFVAFNDIVISRRTVSSMIKIKAKINGISFNSYHGDGVIISTPTGSTAYNLSVGGPIVYPLTDAFIITPVASHSLTQRALVMPADIEIEFKIKDSQGAVLLIDGQDTYEVADNTVIKVNIANKKAKLIHRTKRNFFEVLNDKLGWGN, encoded by the coding sequence TTGAAAGTTACTAAAAGTGATGAAAAACTTAAAGCTGTTAAAAAAGCAGGGGTAGTTTTAAAACCAAACTCATCAGATATGATTGATGATTTTCTAGAGATAAAAAAACATTTTATAAATCATGGCATTGATACTATATTAGAAAAGAACTCTGCAAAAATGTTAGGATTTGAAAAGGGTTTACCTCTAAAAGAGCTTTGCAAGGAAGTTGATTTTTTAGTCTCAATTGGTGGAGATGGAACTCTGCTTTCAGTTGTAAGAAACTCTTTTGAATTTAATCTGCCAGTTCTAGGTATTCATATGGGAACATTAGGTTTTTTAACAGATGTTCTTTTTGAAGAGGTTGATACTTTTTTAACAGATTTAAAAATTGGTAATTATAAGATTGATAATAGAATGATGGTTGAGTGCCATGTGGATAATAGATGTTTTGTGGCTTTTAACGACATTGTTATCTCAAGAAGAACAGTCTCTTCAATGATAAAAATAAAAGCAAAAATCAATGGAATCTCTTTTAATTCATACCATGGAGATGGAGTAATTATTTCAACTCCTACAGGTTCAACAGCATATAATCTATCAGTTGGAGGACCTATTGTTTATCCTTTAACGGATGCTTTTATTATAACTCCTGTTGCTTCTCACTCTTTAACTCAAAGAGCTCTTGTTATGCCTGCAGATATTGAAATTGAGTTTAAAATAAAAGATTCACAAGGTGCTGTTCTTTTAATAGATGGGCAAGATACTTATGAAGTTGCAGATAATACTGTTATCAAAGTTAATATAGCAAATAAAAAAGCTAAACTTATTCATAGAACAAAAAGAAACTTTTTTGAAGTTTTAAATGATAAATTAGGTTGGGGAAATTAA